A genomic window from Longimicrobium sp. includes:
- the gltS gene encoding sodium/glutamate symporter — protein MLKLDLVHTLAFAGVVLVVGYGVRRMFPVLARYNIPGPVIGGLIASLVGWAAHARETPLWEFDTTLQAPLMIAFFTTIGYAASLRLLKVGGPQVLLFFGLATVFAVVQNVVGAGMATMFGLHPLFGVLTGSVTLTGGPATGLAFAPTFEAAGVPGATTIAVASAMVGIVFGGVIGGPVGTRLVERHRLNQKLRTPAEIETPVATEIVEAQLAEPAPAAPSGEDEGSWELLKAVVLILLAMWAGSWVSAGFTALGVTLPAYIGAMLVAALIRNLDDALGWIGIRQSTVDDVGNVALALFIAMALMTLKLWEISNLALPMLAILAVQVILVALVAAWPVFPLMGRDYDSAVMGAGFIGFMLGTTANAMANMRSMVERYGPSPRAFLVVPMVGAFFIDFTNAVIITVFVNLLS, from the coding sequence ATGCTGAAGCTAGACCTGGTGCACACGCTGGCGTTCGCGGGTGTCGTGCTCGTGGTTGGATACGGGGTGCGGCGCATGTTTCCCGTGCTCGCGCGCTACAACATCCCCGGCCCCGTGATCGGCGGGCTGATCGCGTCGCTGGTGGGGTGGGCGGCGCACGCGCGCGAGACGCCGCTCTGGGAGTTCGACACCACGCTGCAGGCGCCGCTGATGATCGCCTTCTTCACCACCATCGGCTACGCGGCGTCGCTGCGGCTGCTGAAGGTGGGCGGCCCGCAGGTGCTCCTCTTCTTCGGCCTCGCCACGGTGTTCGCGGTCGTGCAGAACGTCGTGGGGGCGGGGATGGCGACGATGTTCGGCCTGCACCCGCTCTTCGGCGTGCTGACCGGGTCGGTGACGCTGACGGGCGGGCCGGCGACGGGGCTCGCATTCGCGCCGACCTTCGAGGCGGCGGGGGTGCCGGGCGCAACCACCATCGCCGTCGCATCGGCAATGGTGGGGATCGTCTTCGGCGGGGTGATCGGTGGGCCGGTGGGAACGCGGCTGGTGGAGCGGCACCGGCTCAATCAGAAACTGCGCACCCCGGCCGAGATCGAGACGCCGGTCGCCACCGAGATCGTGGAGGCGCAGCTCGCCGAGCCCGCCCCCGCCGCGCCCTCGGGGGAGGACGAGGGGTCCTGGGAGCTTCTCAAAGCGGTGGTGCTCATCCTCCTGGCGATGTGGGCCGGGTCCTGGGTCAGCGCCGGCTTCACCGCGCTGGGCGTCACCCTCCCCGCCTACATCGGCGCCATGCTGGTCGCCGCGCTCATTCGCAACCTGGATGACGCGCTCGGCTGGATCGGCATCCGCCAGAGCACGGTGGACGACGTGGGGAACGTGGCGCTGGCGCTCTTCATCGCCATGGCGCTGATGACGCTGAAGCTGTGGGAGATCTCGAACCTGGCGCTCCCCATGCTCGCCATCCTCGCGGTGCAGGTGATCCTGGTGGCGCTGGTGGCCGCCTGGCCCGTCTTCCCCCTGATGGGGCGCGACTACGATTCGGCGGTGATGGGCGCGGGGTTCATCGGCTTCATGCTGGGCACCACGGCCAACGCGATGGCCAACATGCGCTCGATGGTGGAGCGGTACGGCCCCTCGCCGCGCGCATTCCTGGTGGTGCCGATGGTGGGCGCGTTCTTCATCGACTTCACCAACGCGGTGATCATCACCGTGTTCGTGAACCTGCTGAGTTGA
- a CDS encoding glutathionylspermidine synthase family protein — MRHEANPPRPDWERRVEEVGLRHHTAGGVPYWTEEAHYVFSMAEVRRVEDATRELHALCLDAAEAVIEGKRYAELAIPPLAVPLIEASWEADAPSLYGRFDLSYDGRGEPKMLEYNADTPTSLVEAAVAQWYWLEDRFPGADQFNRIHEALVETWAELRPYLFSGRVHFASLPDAEDEATVEYLRDCAQQAGLETVQLPVEEIGWDPRAREFVGVEGLPIRCVFKLYPWEWMMHEEFGQNLGRVRAPVQWMEPAWKMILSNKGILPILWERNPSHPNLLPAYRDDLLFTQADAYVVKPLLSREGANVRIVSPWHTQAETGGDYGEEGFVFQEYAPLPSFGEWQPVIGSWIVGQSPAGMGIRESAGPITDNLSRFVPHRIEG; from the coding sequence GTGCGCCACGAAGCCAATCCGCCGCGCCCGGACTGGGAGCGCCGCGTGGAGGAGGTCGGGCTCCGCCACCACACGGCCGGCGGAGTGCCGTACTGGACCGAGGAGGCGCACTACGTCTTCTCGATGGCCGAGGTGCGGCGCGTAGAAGACGCCACGCGCGAGCTCCACGCCCTCTGCCTGGACGCTGCGGAGGCGGTGATCGAGGGGAAGCGCTACGCCGAGCTGGCGATCCCGCCGCTCGCCGTGCCGCTGATCGAGGCGTCGTGGGAGGCGGACGCGCCCTCGCTGTACGGGCGCTTCGACCTGTCGTACGACGGGCGCGGCGAGCCCAAGATGCTGGAGTACAACGCGGACACGCCCACCTCGCTGGTGGAGGCTGCGGTGGCGCAATGGTACTGGCTGGAGGACCGCTTTCCCGGCGCCGACCAGTTCAACCGCATCCACGAGGCGCTGGTGGAGACGTGGGCGGAGCTGCGCCCCTACCTCTTCTCCGGCCGCGTCCACTTCGCCTCCCTGCCGGACGCGGAGGACGAGGCGACCGTCGAGTACCTGCGCGACTGCGCGCAGCAGGCGGGGCTGGAGACGGTGCAGCTCCCGGTGGAGGAGATCGGGTGGGACCCGCGGGCGCGGGAGTTCGTGGGCGTGGAGGGGCTGCCCATCCGCTGCGTCTTCAAGCTGTACCCGTGGGAGTGGATGATGCACGAGGAGTTCGGGCAGAACCTGGGGCGGGTGCGGGCGCCGGTGCAGTGGATGGAGCCCGCGTGGAAGATGATCCTCTCCAACAAGGGGATCCTCCCGATCCTGTGGGAGCGCAATCCCAGCCATCCCAACCTCCTCCCCGCCTACCGCGACGACCTCCTCTTCACCCAGGCCGACGCATACGTCGTGAAGCCGCTCCTTTCGCGCGAGGGGGCGAACGTGCGCATCGTCTCCCCCTGGCACACGCAGGCGGAGACGGGCGGCGACTACGGCGAGGAGGGGTTCGTGTTCCAGGAGTACGCGCCGCTCCCCTCGTTTGGCGAGTGGCAGCCGGTGATCGGCAGCTGGATCGTGGGGCAGAGCCCGGCCGGCATGGGCATCCGCGAGTCCGCCGGGCCGATTACGGACAACCTGAGCCGGTTTGTGCCGCATCGGATCGAGGGGTGA